The Paenibacillus tianjinensis genome has a window encoding:
- the zapA gene encoding cell division protein ZapA, whose product MDRTRVAVEIYGTSYKLVGSSTEYMKQVARYVDEHMHAISKSHSRLDTPRIAVLAAVHMAEQAIQVQDFKNELNMLTGERTELRVEVSRLLEVQRERQEEYERLSESAKAEAARLLAQAEEERKRHLDIQEQERQAHAAQLQEAEQAAAAAREKLADELQAREAELQALRAAYEQEQASGRESHRQELAALEAARLQQLEELKAAHAQEVENLRESLLREKTETLSQLEQELAQTREALGNEVVEIRTSLSKELAETKAALDKELSAEREALQKEQAKTKELRQSQGTQEHRHKQQLQDLEKQLAELRGGTGQLQSRLRAAEAGLKGERDARLTLLSQYEAVLGREEQLTEELRVAGEQGTVLNEQLEELRQRYDEAQSDAAGLRDALQESSERLSLTGEELNAANELSELLSGELEELRQRYELTLSETAELRRLVEEKEALIRQLQAELQTATELGTLLQEELEELRQRLEQSQAEASALRGGLEEARSGLSRVQDELTRKEEEARNWQELADKHMEDISELEMNLLEAEEKSSSLQREIETLRGQADGMVQQLDREASLRAEAELECAAQREESAEARKELAALRGRYEDLIAQYDELLQESEQLQERYGLLEAEGEEAARRLEELYEAAREAAATAEEQREAIREAREVEASWKHRYDELQRREAQWNETEAALREEIEIWQQEAGEAEAQAESANRAHSEVQQQLGEIGENYELAQGQLRLIQAQFELRQGELDKLAQEHRNLQAEYAKLQSEYNEWIQLIEQDS is encoded by the coding sequence ATGGACCGGACCCGTGTCGCCGTGGAGATATATGGAACTTCCTATAAATTAGTCGGAAGCAGCACTGAATATATGAAGCAAGTTGCCCGTTATGTGGACGAGCATATGCATGCCATTTCAAAATCTCATTCCAGACTGGATACACCGCGGATTGCGGTGCTTGCAGCCGTACATATGGCGGAGCAGGCTATTCAGGTTCAGGATTTTAAGAACGAGTTAAATATGCTGACCGGCGAGCGCACAGAATTGCGCGTGGAGGTATCGCGACTGCTTGAAGTGCAGCGTGAGCGGCAGGAGGAATATGAACGGCTAAGCGAATCAGCCAAAGCGGAGGCTGCAAGGCTGCTGGCTCAGGCCGAAGAGGAACGTAAGCGTCATTTGGATATTCAGGAGCAGGAGCGCCAAGCTCACGCCGCCCAGCTGCAGGAAGCGGAGCAGGCAGCTGCTGCTGCGCGGGAGAAGCTTGCTGATGAGCTGCAGGCCCGCGAGGCGGAGCTGCAGGCACTCCGGGCTGCCTACGAGCAGGAGCAGGCTTCAGGCCGTGAAAGCCATAGGCAGGAGCTGGCAGCGCTTGAAGCGGCCCGTCTACAGCAGCTGGAGGAACTGAAGGCTGCACATGCGCAGGAGGTAGAGAATCTCCGCGAATCGCTGCTCCGGGAGAAAACGGAAACGTTATCTCAGCTTGAGCAGGAACTGGCGCAGACCCGGGAAGCACTCGGTAACGAAGTGGTGGAGATTCGGACCTCGCTCAGCAAGGAGCTTGCAGAGACGAAGGCTGCGCTTGATAAAGAGTTAAGCGCAGAACGGGAAGCGCTGCAGAAGGAGCAGGCCAAGACCAAGGAGCTCCGGCAGTCCCAGGGCACGCAGGAGCACCGGCATAAGCAGCAGCTCCAGGACCTGGAGAAGCAGCTTGCCGAGCTGCGCGGCGGTACAGGGCAGCTGCAGTCGCGGCTGCGTGCGGCTGAAGCAGGGCTTAAGGGTGAACGCGATGCCCGGCTGACGCTTCTGTCGCAGTATGAAGCGGTACTGGGCCGTGAGGAGCAGCTTACAGAGGAACTGCGTGTTGCCGGCGAGCAGGGAACAGTTTTGAATGAGCAGCTGGAAGAACTCCGCCAGCGTTACGATGAGGCACAGAGCGATGCCGCCGGCCTTAGAGATGCACTCCAGGAGTCATCTGAACGGCTGAGCCTCACCGGGGAAGAGCTGAATGCGGCTAATGAGCTGAGTGAGCTGCTGAGCGGCGAGCTGGAAGAGCTGCGTCAGCGCTACGAGCTGACCCTGAGCGAGACAGCCGAACTCCGCAGACTGGTGGAAGAGAAGGAAGCGCTGATCCGCCAGCTGCAAGCCGAGCTGCAGACGGCTACCGAACTGGGAACGCTGCTCCAGGAAGAGCTGGAGGAACTGCGTCAACGTCTGGAGCAGTCTCAGGCAGAAGCATCCGCGCTGCGCGGAGGACTTGAAGAAGCGAGATCCGGTTTGAGCCGTGTGCAGGATGAGCTTACCCGCAAGGAAGAGGAAGCCCGGAACTGGCAGGAGCTTGCGGACAAGCATATGGAAGATATCAGCGAACTGGAAATGAATCTCCTGGAAGCAGAAGAGAAATCTTCTTCGCTGCAGCGCGAGATCGAAACCCTGCGCGGGCAGGCAGATGGCATGGTGCAGCAGCTGGACCGCGAAGCTTCCTTGCGTGCAGAAGCTGAGCTGGAATGCGCTGCGCAGCGTGAAGAGTCGGCGGAGGCCCGGAAGGAGCTGGCTGCCCTGCGCGGCCGGTACGAGGACTTGATCGCACAATATGATGAGCTTCTGCAGGAGAGTGAACAGCTGCAGGAACGATACGGACTGCTGGAGGCTGAAGGCGAGGAAGCGGCACGGCGTCTTGAAGAGCTGTACGAAGCTGCCCGTGAAGCCGCGGCTACAGCAGAAGAGCAACGGGAAGCGATCCGGGAAGCGCGCGAGGTCGAGGCTTCCTGGAAGCACCGTTATGATGAGCTGCAGCGGCGTGAGGCCCAGTGGAACGAGACGGAGGCTGCTCTGCGCGAGGAGATTGAAATTTGGCAGCAGGAAGCCGGAGAAGCCGAGGCGCAGGCTGAGTCTGCAAACCGGGCGCATAGCGAAGTGCAGCAGCAGCTTGGCGAGATCGGGGAAAACTACGAGCTGGCTCAGGGCCAGCTGCGTCTGATACAGGCCCAATTCGAGCTGCGTCAGGGCGAGCTGGATAAGCTGGCTCAGGAACATCGCAATCTTCAGGCGGAATATGCCAAGCTGCAGAGTGAATATAATGAATGGATTCAACTGATCGAACAGGATAGTTGA
- a CDS encoding sugar-binding protein translates to MDKKWLGVVIALFLLLAYFFIGFAGHSSRMGSIVRELSGQPGDVNPGYHIVLIEQERYHPYWEMVEKGAKEAAETYGIDIEFTGPVRNNMEEQISLLEKAIAAQVDAIIVQGLNDEKFTPVIDKAVNRGIPVITIDTDAPASKRLAYVGTDNAAAGEILGRMVVKASGGKGKIGVIIGSDLAKNQLQRLNGLSHVVKKYSGLEIVDVRSSNISHMEAIQQAAEMLQLHPEIDVMVGTSSTDALGILQVSKRLKRDPMTIIGFDNQADTLAAISRGDIKATVAQQPFLMGELAVKLLNEHFQGRTLQSEYFTEVKVLDKSNVQEGESL, encoded by the coding sequence ATGGATAAGAAATGGCTTGGTGTTGTCATTGCCCTATTCCTGCTGCTGGCGTATTTTTTTATCGGTTTCGCAGGCCATTCCTCCCGCATGGGGAGTATTGTCAGAGAGCTTAGCGGGCAACCCGGTGATGTGAATCCCGGCTACCATATCGTACTGATTGAACAGGAACGGTATCACCCCTATTGGGAAATGGTCGAGAAAGGAGCTAAAGAAGCTGCTGAGACCTACGGGATAGACATTGAGTTCACTGGTCCGGTCCGCAATAACATGGAGGAGCAGATTAGCCTGCTGGAAAAAGCAATTGCCGCGCAGGTGGATGCTATTATTGTACAAGGACTGAATGATGAGAAATTCACACCCGTGATCGATAAAGCCGTGAACCGCGGCATTCCGGTAATCACAATAGATACCGATGCTCCTGCCAGCAAGCGCTTGGCCTATGTGGGAACCGACAATGCGGCAGCAGGCGAGATACTGGGACGAATGGTTGTGAAAGCAAGCGGAGGCAAAGGGAAGATCGGGGTGATCATTGGCAGCGATCTGGCCAAAAATCAGCTGCAGCGTCTGAACGGCTTAAGCCATGTTGTGAAGAAATACAGCGGTCTGGAGATAGTGGATGTCCGGAGCTCTAATATATCCCATATGGAGGCGATCCAGCAGGCGGCCGAGATGCTGCAGCTGCATCCGGAAATCGATGTGATGGTCGGTACGAGTTCAACGGATGCGCTGGGGATTCTTCAAGTCTCCAAAAGACTGAAGCGGGATCCTATGACGATTATAGGCTTTGACAATCAGGCGGATACACTCGCCGCTATCAGTAGAGGAGACATTAAGGCAACCGTAGCGCAGCAGCCATTTTTGATGGGGGAATTAGCTGTGAAGCTACTGAATGAGCATTTCCAGGGGCGCACGCTGCAGTCGGAATATTTCACCGAGGTTAAGGTGCTGGACAAAAGTAATGTTCAGGAGGGGGAGAGCCTGTGA
- a CDS encoding sensor histidine kinase has translation MSIRRKLLICIPLLVLLMSSVSFVLFESGKNVQESYHLMINRILLYKEVSSEVGENMRSLNRFIMQVDADSYPEVDKHLSAVQELRKKLDGIETIGGSELPLMNYRHIIDTFLEQAGQMIDEIDDQDSKTLAGAYIEAEQTEGFIREEAQELVDLELEQYKPIYEEIMSTTGKLNQLGILLVITAAVLSISMAIWLSSSITGPIRRLVATAKQISKGRMDTKAPESINNDEISILCRAFNGMIDNIQQLMEENIKSVEKDRLVKELELKMLQSQINPHFLFNTLNSIAKLAYLEGAAKTSDLTVSVSRLLRYNLQKLDQAVPLREEVEHVTEYINIQKARFRDRITFVMDIDEQALGGMIPCLTLQPIFENAFVHGLEEMEEGAVLSLSIRYDSGLMEIGICDNGAGMNPETVARLMGSIREEAPRFSGKGQSTGLGTHNVFKRLHLFFDGEQQIEISSSEGAGTAVLFRLPCRPSA, from the coding sequence GTGAGTATCCGGCGAAAGCTGCTGATTTGCATTCCCCTGCTTGTACTGCTGATGAGCTCTGTTTCCTTTGTCTTGTTTGAAAGCGGGAAAAATGTCCAGGAAAGCTATCACCTGATGATAAACCGGATTTTATTGTATAAGGAAGTGTCCTCTGAGGTCGGGGAGAATATGCGTTCCTTGAACCGCTTCATCATGCAGGTGGATGCTGACAGCTATCCCGAGGTAGACAAGCATTTGAGCGCTGTACAGGAGCTGCGGAAGAAGCTCGATGGGATAGAGACGATCGGCGGGAGCGAACTCCCGCTGATGAATTACCGCCACATCATTGATACCTTTCTGGAACAGGCTGGGCAGATGATTGACGAGATAGACGATCAGGACTCCAAAACGCTGGCCGGTGCTTATATTGAGGCGGAGCAGACAGAAGGGTTCATCCGGGAGGAAGCGCAGGAACTGGTTGACCTGGAACTGGAGCAGTACAAGCCGATTTATGAGGAGATCATGTCCACAACGGGCAAATTGAACCAGCTGGGGATTCTGTTGGTGATTACGGCAGCGGTGCTCAGCATATCTATGGCCATCTGGCTGTCCAGCAGTATTACGGGACCGATCCGCCGTCTGGTGGCGACAGCCAAGCAGATCTCGAAGGGCCGGATGGACACCAAGGCGCCGGAGAGTATCAACAACGATGAGATCAGCATTCTATGCCGGGCCTTTAATGGAATGATCGATAATATCCAGCAGCTGATGGAGGAGAATATTAAGAGCGTGGAGAAGGACCGCCTGGTCAAGGAGCTGGAACTGAAAATGCTGCAGAGTCAGATTAATCCCCATTTTCTGTTCAATACGCTGAATTCCATCGCCAAGCTCGCGTACCTGGAAGGAGCGGCCAAAACAAGCGATCTGACCGTATCCGTATCACGTCTGCTCCGGTATAACCTTCAGAAGCTGGACCAGGCGGTGCCTCTGCGTGAAGAAGTCGAGCATGTCACGGAATATATTAATATTCAGAAGGCGCGTTTCCGGGACCGGATTACCTTTGTGATGGATATTGACGAACAGGCATTAGGCGGAATGATTCCCTGTCTGACCCTGCAGCCCATTTTCGAGAATGCCTTTGTGCACGGACTGGAGGAAATGGAGGAAGGGGCTGTACTTTCGTTGTCTATCCGATATGACAGCGGACTTATGGAAATAGGAATCTGTGACAATGGTGCAGGCATGAACCCTGAGACCGTGGCAAGGCTGATGGGTTCGATCCGGGAGGAAGCTCCGCGATTCAGCGGAAAGGGCCAGTCTACCGGGCTTGGTACACATAATGTGTTTAAGCGGCTTCATTTATTTTTTGACGGGGAACAGCAGATAGAAATCAGCAGCAGCGAAGGAGCAGGGACAGCTGTACTGTTCAGGCTACCTTGCCGTCCTTCGGCTTAA
- a CDS encoding response regulator yields the protein MYSLLIADDEALEREGLELMIRHLFPDTFEFLHAENGRRAIQLAEEHRPDIVFMDIKMPGIQGLEAVRQILHKLPSAKIVMITAHDYFSYAKEGLLLGVKDYLLKPARREEVADVLKQLIAEIQEEKRRRHEQLEQQERLAHLLPLAENELTLMLMLEYVQEIELEQLAGLLNLQWSKGYAMVLSFPRQASGEWTDFQLVKREIYEAVKQLVKPGLGCLAGPLIGYQMALFIPLPPGRTGYSQRVLSLDWGERLRSLAEQRFGLPLNVGIGSIREGWDGLSRSYREAVRVCADSNDLFSVRHYDDVTQSSGQTAISLDEENKLIESLLRRDKQEAIERFVRLYTTFGEAVERPFSTLRGEVIGLLLFLARAVQSKAGAGIIADLNAVEDPQSLKQGAEHWLEVLIDSLNEERESSRSHVHQRALPISTRIIKRTFRWSRRPSM from the coding sequence ATGTACAGTTTGCTGATTGCCGATGATGAGGCGCTGGAAAGGGAAGGGCTGGAGCTGATGATTAGGCATCTTTTTCCGGATACCTTTGAGTTTCTGCATGCAGAGAACGGTCGTAGAGCGATACAGCTCGCGGAGGAGCACCGGCCGGATATTGTCTTCATGGATATTAAAATGCCGGGCATACAGGGATTAGAGGCGGTGCGTCAAATACTCCATAAACTTCCTTCAGCCAAAATTGTAATGATTACCGCCCATGATTATTTCTCCTATGCCAAGGAAGGGCTGCTGCTGGGAGTAAAGGATTATTTGCTGAAACCTGCCAGACGCGAGGAGGTGGCGGATGTGCTGAAGCAGCTGATTGCCGAGATTCAGGAGGAGAAGCGGCGCAGGCATGAGCAGCTTGAGCAGCAGGAAAGGCTTGCCCATCTGCTGCCGTTGGCTGAAAATGAGCTGACTCTTATGCTAATGCTGGAATATGTGCAGGAGATTGAGCTGGAACAGCTTGCCGGACTCCTGAACCTGCAATGGAGCAAGGGCTATGCTATGGTACTGTCGTTTCCCCGGCAGGCGAGTGGAGAATGGACGGATTTCCAGCTGGTGAAGCGTGAAATCTATGAGGCGGTCAAACAGCTTGTGAAGCCTGGTCTGGGCTGTCTGGCCGGTCCATTGATCGGTTATCAGATGGCTTTGTTTATCCCCTTGCCGCCGGGCCGGACCGGATACTCCCAGCGGGTTCTTTCCCTCGATTGGGGCGAAAGGCTCCGAAGCCTCGCTGAACAGCGTTTTGGACTGCCGTTAAATGTCGGCATCGGCTCGATCAGGGAAGGCTGGGACGGACTGAGCCGTTCCTACCGGGAGGCGGTACGTGTCTGTGCCGACAGCAATGATCTTTTCAGTGTGCGCCATTATGATGATGTCACCCAAAGCTCGGGTCAGACCGCCATATCTTTGGACGAGGAGAATAAGTTGATTGAGTCTCTGCTGCGGCGGGATAAACAGGAGGCTATAGAGCGCTTTGTCAGGCTGTATACAACCTTCGGTGAGGCGGTGGAACGGCCCTTTTCAACATTGCGGGGGGAGGTTATCGGTCTGCTGCTGTTCCTGGCAAGGGCCGTTCAATCCAAGGCAGGAGCCGGGATCATTGCCGATTTGAACGCTGTGGAGGACCCTCAGTCCCTGAAGCAAGGGGCAGAGCATTGGCTGGAAGTGCTGATTGACAGCTTGAATGAAGAACGGGAGTCTAGCCGCTCCCATGTGCACCAGCGGGCCCTGCCTATATCAACCAGAATTATAAAGAGGACATTTCGATGGAGCAGGCGGCCGAGTATGTGA
- a CDS encoding helix-turn-helix domain-containing protein, producing MEQAAEYVNLSPHYFSKLFRQQAGETFIDYLTRLRINEAKRLIAGEELSLKGICYEVGYKDPNYFSRVFKKAVGITPSEFRQQYGKQSPC from the coding sequence ATGGAGCAGGCGGCCGAGTATGTGAATCTGAGCCCGCATTATTTCAGCAAATTGTTCAGGCAGCAAGCCGGTGAAACTTTTATCGACTATCTGACACGGCTTAGGATTAATGAGGCGAAGCGGCTGATCGCGGGGGAGGAACTGAGCCTCAAGGGGATCTGCTATGAGGTAGGGTATAAGGACCCGAATTATTTCAGCCGTGTGTTTAAAAAAGCAGTCGGCATTACACCAAGCGAATTCAGGCAGCAGTACGGGAAGCAAAGTCCTTGCTAA
- the xylF gene encoding D-xylose ABC transporter substrate-binding protein, producing the protein MGKYGRVISAGLSAIVLAASLSGCGLVSNGDNKETEKTAGAKDGDKIVIGMSMDTLKEERWQKDRDIFTKKVEELGGEVKVLAANGDDATQLSQAEQLISQGVDVLVVIAHNAEATAPIVEKAHKEGIKVIAYDRLINNSEVDYYISFDNVRVGEFQAQAVIDQAPKGNIVYIGGADTDNNAHMFKEGAMNILKPLEEKGDIKIVYDQFSKDWKPEEALKNMENALTANNNDIQGVVAANDGTAGGSIQALTAQGMAGKIPVSGQDADLAAVQRIAEGTQLMTVYKPINAIATKAAEMAVAAAKGESISTEKSVNNGKIDVPSILLDPIAVNKDNLDVLIKDGFHTLEEVYKNVPKDQWPKQ; encoded by the coding sequence GTGGGAAAATACGGAAGAGTAATTTCAGCAGGATTGTCTGCCATCGTGCTGGCAGCTTCCCTGTCAGGCTGTGGATTGGTCTCAAACGGAGATAATAAGGAAACGGAGAAAACAGCCGGGGCGAAGGATGGAGATAAGATTGTCATCGGCATGTCGATGGATACGCTGAAAGAAGAGCGCTGGCAGAAGGACCGGGATATTTTCACCAAGAAAGTAGAGGAGCTCGGTGGAGAAGTAAAGGTGCTGGCTGCCAACGGAGATGATGCGACCCAATTAAGCCAAGCTGAACAGCTGATTTCTCAGGGCGTGGATGTGCTTGTGGTCATAGCCCACAACGCCGAAGCTACGGCTCCCATTGTGGAAAAGGCCCATAAAGAGGGCATTAAGGTGATCGCTTATGACCGCTTGATTAATAATTCTGAAGTTGATTATTATATTTCTTTTGATAATGTGCGTGTCGGAGAATTTCAGGCACAGGCTGTGATCGACCAGGCGCCAAAAGGAAATATCGTCTATATCGGAGGAGCGGATACCGACAATAATGCCCACATGTTCAAAGAAGGTGCTATGAATATTCTGAAGCCGCTTGAAGAAAAGGGCGATATCAAAATCGTTTATGACCAGTTCTCCAAGGACTGGAAGCCGGAAGAAGCCCTGAAAAATATGGAAAATGCGCTGACTGCGAACAATAATGATATTCAAGGCGTTGTTGCTGCGAATGACGGGACGGCCGGGGGTTCGATCCAGGCGCTGACCGCTCAGGGAATGGCCGGAAAAATCCCGGTCTCCGGGCAGGACGCCGACCTTGCCGCAGTACAGCGTATTGCTGAAGGCACACAGCTGATGACCGTGTATAAGCCAATCAACGCCATTGCGACTAAGGCTGCTGAAATGGCGGTTGCAGCTGCCAAAGGCGAGAGTATTTCGACAGAAAAATCAGTTAACAACGGTAAAATTGATGTTCCCTCTATACTTCTGGATCCGATTGCTGTCAACAAAGACAATTTGGACGTGCTGATTAAGGACGGCTTCCATACGCTTGAGGAAGTATACAAAAATGTGCCTAAGGATCAGTGGCCTAAACAATAA
- a CDS encoding xylose ABC transporter ATP-binding protein translates to MYVLEMAEISKEFPGVKALDHVNFKVKQGEIHALCGENGAGKSTLMKVLSGLYPAGSYGGEIIISGEKKEFHKITDAEKAGIAIIHQELALVKEMTIGENIFLGAEPTKRGAIQWDELYHQASLWLKRVGLHHSPDTKIGNLGIGQQQLVEIAKALSKHTKILILDEPTAALTESEVSILMGILNQLRSEGVTCVYISHKMPEVFALADSITVLRDGRTVATLDRNETDDDKVVSLMVGRELTERYPRVEHTPGEAVLEVRNYNVWHPEKKHHRVLRDIEFTLRKGEILGIAGLMGAGRTELVSSLFGAYGGRAEGNVQIEGKTVRIRSIAEAIKAGIALVSEDRKRQGLVMGMDVKRNTTLATLHKVSRLGVVNENEEIRWASRYVQELKTKTASLETPVGTLSGGNQQKVVIGKWLMSSPKILIMDEPTRGIDVGAKYEIYNLMNQLVEQGVAIIMISSELPEVLGMSDRILVMSEGQFVREYDWREATQEKIMLAATGGK, encoded by the coding sequence ATGTATGTACTTGAAATGGCTGAGATCAGCAAGGAATTTCCCGGAGTTAAAGCACTGGACCATGTAAACTTTAAGGTGAAGCAGGGGGAAATCCATGCACTTTGCGGTGAGAATGGCGCCGGTAAATCTACGCTGATGAAGGTCCTGAGCGGATTGTATCCGGCGGGGTCTTACGGCGGAGAAATTATTATAAGCGGCGAAAAGAAGGAATTTCATAAAATCACGGATGCCGAGAAGGCCGGCATTGCGATCATTCATCAGGAACTGGCGCTCGTCAAGGAGATGACGATAGGAGAGAATATTTTCCTGGGGGCAGAGCCGACAAAGCGTGGAGCGATCCAGTGGGATGAGCTGTACCATCAGGCTTCACTTTGGCTGAAGAGAGTGGGACTCCATCATTCGCCGGATACGAAGATCGGAAATCTAGGAATTGGCCAGCAGCAGCTGGTGGAAATTGCGAAGGCGCTCTCCAAGCACACCAAGATTCTGATTCTGGATGAGCCTACGGCAGCCTTGACGGAGAGCGAGGTGTCCATCCTGATGGGGATTCTCAACCAATTGCGGAGTGAGGGTGTGACATGCGTCTATATCTCCCACAAGATGCCAGAGGTGTTTGCTTTGGCGGACTCAATCACAGTACTGCGTGATGGCCGGACCGTAGCTACGCTTGATCGAAATGAAACCGATGACGACAAGGTTGTCTCCCTGATGGTTGGCCGGGAACTGACAGAGCGTTATCCGCGGGTAGAGCATACGCCCGGTGAAGCGGTGCTCGAGGTTCGGAATTATAATGTATGGCATCCTGAAAAAAAACATCACAGGGTACTTCGCGACATTGAATTTACACTCCGTAAAGGGGAAATCCTCGGGATAGCCGGACTGATGGGGGCGGGACGCACGGAATTAGTCAGCAGCCTATTCGGGGCTTACGGCGGCAGGGCTGAGGGAAATGTGCAGATTGAAGGGAAGACCGTACGAATCCGTTCGATTGCAGAAGCCATCAAGGCGGGCATTGCCCTGGTCAGCGAAGACCGCAAGCGCCAGGGGCTCGTAATGGGGATGGATGTGAAAAGAAACACTACACTGGCCACATTGCACAAGGTTTCTAGACTCGGAGTCGTGAATGAGAATGAAGAAATCCGATGGGCGAGCCGGTATGTGCAGGAACTGAAGACGAAAACAGCTTCACTGGAAACGCCAGTGGGGACACTTTCCGGCGGGAATCAGCAAAAGGTCGTTATTGGCAAGTGGCTGATGTCCAGTCCGAAAATATTGATTATGGACGAACCTACTCGGGGAATTGATGTGGGAGCGAAATATGAAATATATAATTTGATGAATCAGCTGGTAGAGCAGGGAGTGGCTATTATTATGATCTCATCGGAGCTGCCGGAGGTACTGGGAATGAGCGACAGAATTCTGGTGATGAGTGAAGGGCAGTTCGTAAGAGAATATGATTGGCGCGAAGCAACGCAAGAGAAGATCATGCTGGCCGCTACAGGAGGTAAATAG